In a single window of the Mus musculus strain C57BL/6J chromosome 6, GRCm38.p6 C57BL/6J genome:
- the Olfr453 gene encoding olfactory receptor 453 yields the protein MGKDNQTWIHEFILLGLSSDWNTEVSLFVLFLLMYLVTVLGNFLIIVLIRLDSRLHTPMYFFLTNLSLVDVSYATSIVPQLLAHFLATHKTIPFLSCAAQLFFSLGLGGIEFVLLAMMAYDRYVAVCNPLRYSAIMHTGLCSRMAIVSWVGGSINSVMQTAITFQLPMCTNVYIDHISCELLAVVRLACVDTSANEVAIMVSSIILLMTPFCLVLLSYIQIISTILKIQSKEGRKKAFHTCASHLTVVALCYGMAIFTYIQPHSSPSVLQEKLISLFYAILTPMLNPMIYSLRNKEVKGAWQKLLGQFSEFTSKLKT from the coding sequence ATGGGAAAAGACAACCAGACATGGATACATGAATTTATCCTCCTTGGCCTGTCCAGTGACTGGAATACTGAAGTCTCTCTCTTCGTCCTGTTCTTGCTGATGTACTTGGTGACAGTATTGGGGAACTTCCTCATCATTGTTCTGATCAGACTGGACAGCAGACTCCACACTCCCATGTATTTCTTTCTCACCAACCTGTCCCTGGTGGATGTGTCTTATGCCACAAGCATCGTCCCCCAGCTGCTGGCTCATTTTCTTGCCACACACAAAACAATCCCATTTCTGAGCTGTGCAGCCCAGTTATTTTTCTCTCTGGGCTTAGGAGGGATTGAGTTTGTCCTATTAGCAATGATGGCCTATGACCGTTATGTGGCAGTGTGCAATCCACTGAGATACTCCGCCATAATGCATACAGGACTATGCAGTAGGATGGCTATTGTTTCTTGGGTCGGTGGTTCCATCAACTCAGTCATGCAGACTGCTATCACCTTCCAACTGCCCATGTGCACGAACGTGTACATAGACCATATATCCTGCGAGCTGCTTGCTGTGGTGAGGCTGGCCTGTGTGGACACCTCTGCCAATGAAGTTGCTATCATGGTATCCAGCATCATTCTCCTGATGACTCCATTCTGCCTGGTCCTCCTATCCTACATCCAGATCATCTCCACCATCCTCAAAATCCAGtccaaagagggaagaaagaaagcctttcacacctgtgcctCCCACCTCACTGTGGTTGCCCTGTGCTATGGCATGGCCATTTTCACGTATATACAGCCCCACTCCAGCCCCTCTGTCCTACAGGAAAAGTTGATTTCTCTATTCTATGCGATTTTGACACCCATGTTGAACCCCATGATTTACAGTCTAAGAAATAAGGAAGTGAAGGGGGCTTGGCAGAAATTACTGGGACAATTCTCTGAGTTCACATCAAAACTGAAAACCTGA